Proteins encoded within one genomic window of Acinetobacter sp. YWS30-1:
- a CDS encoding phosphatase PAP2 family protein: MHYLLLIVGILFLIFSVLFLDIATLSQLDVLAIEWISGYRTEFLNQINQSLSVIGGMPFVLFLSTLWCIFLLWYKKYASVIFICIGIIGGILLGWLLKFSIARPRPAESFHLVESYGSSFPSAHSVYAACLGCLAIFIYRQHPRHTIIWMGAGAWMLIMGISRVYLGVHFPSDVISGWSISFIWISLWYMVWIRYCTAHK, from the coding sequence ATGCATTACTTGTTACTTATTGTCGGAATTTTATTTTTAATTTTCAGTGTGTTATTTCTTGATATTGCAACTTTAAGCCAGTTAGATGTGCTTGCAATAGAATGGATTAGCGGCTATCGCACAGAATTTTTAAATCAAATTAATCAGTCCTTATCAGTGATAGGTGGCATGCCATTTGTATTATTTTTATCCACACTATGGTGTATTTTTCTACTGTGGTATAAAAAGTATGCAAGCGTAATTTTTATATGTATCGGAATTATCGGAGGAATTCTCCTAGGCTGGCTTTTAAAATTCAGTATTGCCCGACCTCGACCAGCAGAGTCTTTTCATCTGGTTGAAAGCTATGGAAGCTCCTTCCCGAGTGCCCATAGCGTCTATGCAGCCTGTCTCGGCTGTCTGGCAATATTCATATATCGGCAACATCCCCGACATACCATCATCTGGATGGGTGCAGGTGCATGGATGCTGATTATGGGTATTTCAAGAGTTTATCTAGGTGTACATTTTCCTTCAGATGTCATATCCGGCTGGAGTATAAGTTTTATTTGGATTTCGTTGTGGTATATGGTCTGGATCAGATATTGCACGGCTCACAAATAA
- the adeK gene encoding multidrug efflux RND transporter AdeIJK outer membrane channel subunit AdeK codes for MQNIWSITGRSIAVSALALALTACQSMRGPEPVAEANIPSSYTNASGTSVAEQGYKEFFADQRLLQVLDLALTNNRDLRTAALNIQRAQQAYQISENDRLPTIGASGSVLRQDTGSNNPQSRGAVTTYNVGLGVTAFELDFWGRVRSLRDNALDTYLATQSARDATQISLIGQVAQAWLSYSFANANLALAEQTLKAQLESYNLNKKRFDVGIDSELPVRQAQISVETARNDVANYRTQVAQAQNLLNLLVGQPVPANLLPAQRVTRITSNAALGAGLPSDLLINRPDVRAAEYRLSAAGANIGAARARLYPTISLTGSAGFASADLGDLFKSGSFAWSVGPSLDIPIFDWGTRQANIRISETDQQIALSDYEKSIQTAFREVNDALAVRQNIGDRIAAQRRLVDATNTTYRLSLARFRAGIDSYLTVLDAQRASYAAEQGLLLLEQANLNSQVELYKSLGGGLKVNTSDTVAYRPSVTEQRRAEQAK; via the coding sequence ATGCAAAATATATGGTCTATTACAGGTCGTAGCATTGCGGTATCTGCCCTCGCGCTTGCTTTGACTGCATGTCAAAGCATGCGTGGCCCAGAGCCCGTTGCAGAGGCGAATATCCCAAGCAGTTATACCAATGCTTCAGGTACTTCTGTAGCAGAACAGGGTTATAAAGAATTCTTTGCTGACCAGCGCCTGTTACAGGTACTGGACTTGGCATTGACCAATAACCGTGATTTGCGTACTGCCGCATTAAACATTCAGCGTGCCCAACAGGCTTATCAGATTTCTGAAAATGACCGTCTGCCAACCATTGGTGCGAGCGGCAGCGTGTTACGTCAGGATACTGGCAGTAACAACCCGCAAAGCCGTGGCGCTGTGACGACTTATAATGTCGGTCTAGGCGTAACTGCATTTGAGCTAGATTTCTGGGGTCGTGTGCGTAGCTTGCGTGACAATGCTTTAGATACTTATCTGGCGACTCAAAGTGCGCGTGATGCGACTCAGATTTCTCTGATCGGTCAGGTGGCCCAAGCATGGCTGAGTTACTCATTTGCCAATGCCAATCTGGCGCTGGCTGAGCAAACGCTGAAAGCCCAGCTTGAATCTTACAACCTGAACAAGAAACGTTTTGATGTTGGGATCGATAGCGAACTTCCAGTACGTCAGGCGCAAATTTCTGTTGAAACTGCGCGTAATGATGTTGCCAACTATCGCACCCAGGTGGCTCAGGCACAAAACCTGTTAAATCTGCTTGTAGGTCAACCCGTACCGGCCAACCTGTTACCGGCACAACGTGTTACCCGCATTACCTCTAATGCGGCCCTAGGTGCAGGCTTACCAAGTGACCTGCTGATTAACCGTCCGGATGTACGTGCAGCTGAATACCGTCTGTCTGCGGCAGGTGCCAATATTGGGGCTGCCCGTGCACGTCTGTACCCAACCATCAGTCTGACGGGTTCTGCAGGTTTTGCATCTGCGGATCTGGGTGATCTGTTCAAATCTGGCAGTTTTGCGTGGTCTGTAGGCCCAAGTCTGGATATTCCAATTTTCGATTGGGGTACACGTCAGGCCAATATTCGTATTTCTGAAACAGATCAGCAAATTGCGCTGTCAGATTATGAAAAATCCATTCAAACTGCATTCCGTGAAGTGAATGATGCCCTGGCGGTACGACAGAACATTGGTGACCGTATTGCTGCTCAACGCCGTCTGGTTGATGCGACCAACACGACTTACCGCCTGTCTCTAGCACGTTTCCGTGCCGGTATTGACAGCTATCTGACTGTACTGGATGCACAACGTGCTTCATATGCAGCAGAACAAGGTTTGTTATTACTTGAACAGGCGAATCTGAACAGCCAGGTTGAGCTGTACAAGAGTCTTGGTGGTGGTTTGAAAGTTAACACTTCAGACACCGTAGCGTATCGCCCGTCTGTGACCGAACAGCGTCGTGCCGAACAGGCAAAATAA
- the lolA gene encoding outer membrane lipoprotein chaperone LolA translates to MSMLRKTVCAITIGTATLAPVMSTTVFAATAATEQQATANLVKQLSNIRSLTANFEQTTKVTNPKATQKKGLTAQHMNQTFKGVMKVARPGKFYWETSSPSKQTIATTGKTVWIYDPDLQQAVRQSLDDQVANTPALLLSGNTSQIMQSYRVTQPNKAKTYYTLYPKNTDGVFESLTISFGANKAPSLMILQDSLGQTTNIKFSNVKLNTTIPASTFNFTPPKGTDIIDQ, encoded by the coding sequence ATGAGTATGCTTCGTAAAACTGTATGTGCCATAACAATCGGTACGGCGACACTGGCACCTGTCATGAGCACGACTGTATTTGCCGCAACTGCAGCGACGGAGCAGCAAGCTACTGCGAATCTGGTGAAACAGCTCAGCAATATCCGTAGCTTAACTGCAAATTTTGAACAAACGACTAAAGTCACGAATCCGAAAGCGACCCAGAAAAAAGGCTTAACCGCCCAGCACATGAACCAGACCTTTAAAGGTGTGATGAAGGTGGCGCGTCCAGGTAAATTCTACTGGGAAACTTCTAGTCCATCTAAACAGACCATTGCCACTACAGGTAAAACCGTATGGATCTATGATCCAGACTTGCAGCAAGCAGTGCGTCAGAGTCTAGACGACCAGGTGGCAAATACACCGGCATTATTATTGTCCGGCAATACCAGCCAGATTATGCAATCTTATCGCGTAACTCAGCCGAATAAAGCTAAAACCTATTATACGCTTTATCCGAAAAATACCGATGGGGTGTTTGAAAGCCTGACTATTAGTTTTGGTGCGAACAAAGCGCCTAGCTTGATGATTTTGCAAGATTCCTTAGGTCAGACTACGAATATTAAATTTAGTAATGTAAAACTGAATACCACGATTCCGGCATCTACGTTTAACTTTACTCCGCCAAAGGGCACAGACATTATTGATCAGTAA
- a CDS encoding efflux RND transporter periplasmic adaptor subunit: MMSAKLWAPALTACALATSLALVGCSKDPKEGQQAGAQQQMPPTEVGILVAQPQSVEQSVELSGRTTAFEISEVRPQASGVVLKRLFTEGSYVREGQALYEIDSSTNRTTVDNARAAIARAEANLGVLRVKEGRYRQLVGTNAISKQEYDDIAAQVKLAEADLNANRATLRNAEINLGYSTVRAPISGQTNRSSITAGALVTANQTEPLVTIQRLDPIYVDINQSSAELLRLRQQLSKGNLNSSNNTKVKLKLEDGSIYPVEGRLAFSDASVNPETGTVTLRAVFPNKNHLLLPGMFATAQIVQGEIPNAFLIPQAALTRTPTGQAMAMLVGADNKVTPRPVTTVGTQGSNWIVTEGLNPGDKVIVDGIAKVKPEQQVVPKPYQPQAAAPQGAAQPAAQQPAADAKKADDAKKQPEQKPAANA, encoded by the coding sequence ATGATGTCTGCAAAGCTTTGGGCACCCGCCCTGACTGCTTGCGCATTAGCAACAAGTCTTGCACTTGTTGGTTGTAGCAAAGATCCTAAAGAGGGCCAGCAAGCTGGTGCTCAGCAGCAAATGCCACCGACTGAAGTCGGTATTCTTGTTGCACAGCCACAAAGTGTCGAGCAGTCTGTAGAGCTCTCAGGTCGTACAACAGCATTTGAGATTTCTGAAGTACGTCCACAGGCTAGTGGTGTGGTGCTTAAACGCTTATTCACTGAGGGTAGCTATGTCCGTGAAGGTCAGGCGCTTTATGAAATCGATTCAAGCACTAACCGTACTACTGTTGATAATGCCCGTGCTGCGATTGCCCGTGCTGAAGCGAATTTAGGTGTATTGCGTGTTAAAGAAGGCCGTTACCGTCAACTGGTCGGTACCAATGCCATTTCTAAACAGGAATACGATGACATCGCAGCACAGGTCAAACTGGCTGAAGCTGATTTGAATGCAAACCGTGCAACTTTACGTAATGCTGAAATCAACCTGGGCTATTCAACCGTACGTGCACCGATTTCTGGTCAAACTAACCGTTCTTCGATTACGGCGGGTGCGTTAGTGACTGCAAATCAGACAGAACCACTGGTTACGATTCAGCGCCTAGATCCAATCTATGTAGATATCAACCAATCCAGTGCTGAACTGCTGCGCCTGCGTCAACAGCTAAGCAAAGGCAACCTCAACAGCTCAAACAACACCAAAGTGAAGTTAAAGCTTGAAGATGGCAGCATCTACCCTGTCGAAGGCCGTCTTGCATTCTCGGATGCCAGCGTGAACCCTGAAACAGGTACTGTGACTTTACGTGCAGTATTCCCGAACAAAAACCATTTACTTCTGCCAGGTATGTTTGCCACAGCGCAAATCGTACAAGGCGAAATTCCAAATGCCTTCCTGATTCCACAAGCGGCGTTAACCCGTACACCTACGGGTCAGGCCATGGCGATGCTGGTGGGTGCTGACAATAAAGTGACTCCACGTCCAGTAACGACAGTCGGGACTCAAGGCAGCAACTGGATCGTAACCGAAGGTTTGAATCCGGGTGATAAAGTGATTGTTGACGGTATTGCTAAGGTAAAACCTGAACAGCAAGTGGTGCCTAAACCTTATCAACCTCAAGCGGCTGCCCCACAAGGTGCTGCTCAACCAGCTGCACAGCAACCTGCAGCAGATGCAAAAAAGGCAGATGATGCAAAGAAACAACCTGAACAAAAACCTGCTGCAAATGCATAA
- the rpmA gene encoding 50S ribosomal protein L27 has product MATKKAGGSTKNGRDSNPKMLGVKVYGGQTVTAGNIIVRQRGTEFHAGQNVGMGRDHTLFATADGVVKFEVKGQFGRRYVSVEA; this is encoded by the coding sequence ATGGCAACTAAAAAAGCCGGTGGTTCGACTAAGAACGGTCGTGATTCGAATCCTAAGATGTTAGGTGTTAAAGTTTACGGTGGCCAAACTGTAACTGCAGGTAACATCATCGTTCGTCAACGTGGTACTGAATTCCACGCTGGTCAAAACGTAGGTATGGGCCGTGACCATACATTATTTGCTACTGCTGATGGCGTAGTAAAATTCGAAGTGAAAGGTCAATTTGGCCGTCGCTACGTATCTGTTGAAGCATAA
- a CDS encoding site-specific recombinase → MHINFLDIFQSMQHQLEQPQAVLDENLLIQLVERIRPEDSRNTEEIETKFNAFIRALLLTPNAVLTLQSFTLRVINRYKQASLFSDTGILSLDGFWNQLNQRIGAHILPVIPDHLQLQELFRKIFYLRTDKYWLDYFDEADWQRLFAVVNQGHSNQVEKTRIKDQIIKALTILSYRVSGIGLHPEFINAQPELMEYESPFLVQNREIIEFIQEYKKRYNTVELVDAITPPDASQALVMLEQCHDVVAKIRRSTKRIGVSVSLTYMLALLEQCLERIEILLNMVLDDDDLRYQSIGLFIADITEAIYSERSVRALLTTNSELLALQVTENASKTGEHYVSTDKQGFLAMYKSAAGAGVIIAFMASLKVLMARVTMAPLMQAFSYSMNYSLGFMLIHVLHFTVATKQPAMTAAALASTVQQRKGSKTAQIAELAALIVNIIRTQFVAILGNISIAIPVAALIALMWEFALHEPLMTHAKAAKTLYDLNPFTSLAIPHAAVAGVCLFLSGLLAGYFDNMAVYRKVGPRLRAHVRLSQLMGQERLHRFADYIERNLGALAGNFIFGVMLGSMGTIGFILGLPLDIRHIAFASANFIQGLININGPDIGLIIISFLGVLLIGLTNLFVSFSLTIIVALRARRVRFEQWKPLAKLVMTHFLTRPSEFFWPPKQTIEIDENHTSTKL, encoded by the coding sequence ATGCATATTAATTTTCTTGATATTTTTCAAAGCATGCAGCACCAGCTTGAACAACCACAGGCGGTGCTGGATGAGAATTTGCTCATCCAACTTGTAGAACGTATACGCCCAGAAGACAGCAGAAATACAGAAGAAATCGAAACAAAATTTAATGCATTTATCCGGGCTTTACTGCTCACTCCCAATGCAGTCTTAACCTTACAAAGTTTCACTTTAAGAGTTATCAATCGTTATAAACAAGCCAGCTTGTTTTCCGATACCGGGATTCTTTCTCTAGATGGTTTCTGGAACCAGCTGAATCAGCGGATCGGGGCGCATATCCTGCCGGTGATTCCAGATCATCTGCAGCTTCAGGAATTGTTCCGCAAGATTTTCTATTTGCGTACCGATAAATACTGGCTGGATTATTTTGATGAAGCAGACTGGCAGCGACTTTTTGCTGTTGTAAATCAGGGTCATTCTAATCAGGTAGAAAAAACCCGAATCAAAGATCAGATCATTAAAGCACTAACGATTCTGTCCTACCGGGTGAGTGGGATCGGTCTGCATCCTGAATTTATTAATGCTCAGCCTGAGCTCATGGAATATGAATCACCTTTTCTGGTGCAAAACCGTGAGATCATTGAATTTATCCAGGAATATAAAAAACGCTATAACACGGTAGAACTGGTGGATGCGATTACGCCGCCAGATGCTTCCCAAGCTCTGGTCATGCTGGAGCAGTGTCACGATGTTGTCGCCAAAATTCGCCGCTCTACCAAACGGATTGGGGTCAGTGTCAGCCTGACCTATATGCTGGCCTTACTGGAACAGTGTCTGGAACGGATTGAAATCCTGCTGAATATGGTGCTGGATGATGATGACCTGCGTTATCAATCCATTGGCCTGTTTATCGCCGATATTACCGAAGCAATTTATAGTGAACGCAGTGTGCGTGCCTTACTGACTACCAATAGTGAACTCCTGGCTTTACAGGTGACTGAAAATGCCAGTAAAACCGGTGAACATTATGTAAGTACCGACAAGCAAGGCTTTCTGGCCATGTACAAATCGGCAGCCGGTGCCGGTGTCATCATTGCCTTTATGGCTTCGCTGAAAGTCTTAATGGCGCGTGTCACCATGGCACCTTTAATGCAAGCCTTTAGCTATAGCATGAACTATTCGCTCGGTTTTATGCTAATTCATGTACTGCACTTTACCGTTGCGACCAAACAACCGGCAATGACCGCAGCTGCACTGGCTTCTACCGTACAGCAGCGTAAGGGTTCGAAAACTGCCCAGATTGCTGAACTGGCTGCCCTGATTGTGAATATTATCCGGACCCAGTTTGTCGCGATTCTTGGGAACATTTCCATCGCAATCCCGGTTGCAGCACTGATTGCCCTGATGTGGGAGTTTGCCCTACATGAGCCATTAATGACGCATGCCAAAGCAGCCAAAACCTTATATGACCTGAACCCATTTACTTCTTTGGCGATTCCTCATGCAGCAGTGGCTGGCGTATGTTTATTCCTGTCAGGCCTATTAGCCGGTTATTTCGATAATATGGCAGTGTATCGGAAGGTCGGTCCTCGTCTGAGAGCTCATGTGCGCCTGTCACAACTGATGGGACAAGAACGTCTGCATCGATTTGCCGATTATATTGAGCGTAATCTAGGTGCACTGGCGGGTAATTTCATTTTTGGGGTTATGCTGGGCAGTATGGGTACTATTGGTTTCATTCTCGGTCTACCTTTAGATATTCGTCATATTGCCTTTGCGTCTGCCAACTTTATCCAAGGACTGATCAATATTAATGGTCCAGATATTGGACTCATTATCATCTCTTTCCTGGGTGTTCTGCTGATTGGTCTGACTAACCTTTTTGTAAGTTTCAGCCTGACCATTATTGTGGCATTACGCGCACGACGGGTGCGTTTCGAACAGTGGAAACCGCTCGCCAAACTGGTCATGACCCATTTCCTGACTCGCCCAAGTGAGTTTTTCTGGCCGCCGAAGCAAACCATTGAAATTGACGAAAATCATACATCCACAAAACTGTAA
- the rplU gene encoding 50S ribosomal protein L21 — protein sequence MYAVIQSGGKQHRVVEGETLKVELLKAETGSTITFDDVLMLVNGDSIQIGAPVVAGAKVTAEVVSHGRHDKIRIIKMRRRKHYRKQQGHRQWFTELKITGISG from the coding sequence ATGTACGCAGTAATCCAAAGCGGTGGTAAACAGCACCGTGTAGTTGAGGGTGAAACCCTTAAAGTTGAATTATTGAAAGCTGAAACTGGTTCAACAATTACGTTTGATGACGTACTTATGCTTGTAAACGGTGATAGCATTCAAATCGGTGCTCCAGTTGTAGCTGGCGCTAAAGTAACTGCAGAAGTAGTTAGCCATGGTCGTCACGACAAAATCCGCATCATCAAAATGCGTCGTCGTAAGCACTACCGTAAACAACAAGGTCACCGTCAATGGTTCACTGAGTTGAAAATTACTGGTATCTCAGGCTAA
- a CDS encoding efflux RND transporter permease subunit: protein MAQFFIHRPIFAWVIALVIMLAGILTISKMPIAQYPTIAPPTVTISATYPGASAATVENTVTQIIEQQMNGLDGLRYISSNSAGNGQASIALNFEQGVDPDIAQVQVQNKLQSATALLPDDVQRQGVRVTKSGASFLQVLAFYSPDGSLTADDIKDYVNSNISEPLSRVAGVGEVQVFGGSYAMRIWLDPAKMASLQVTPSDVAQAIRTQNAQVAVGQLGGAPQIEGQVLNATVNAQSLLQTPEQFENIFLKNTTSGAQVRLGDVARVELGADNYQFDSKFNGKPAGGVAIKLATGANALDTAEAVEERLKQLRPNYPQGMVDTLAFDTTPFIQLSIESVVHTLIEAVILVFIVMFLFLQNWRATIIPTMAVPVVVLGTFAIINIFGFSINTLTMFAMVLAIGLLVDDAIVVVENVERVMAEEHLDPVTATAKSMKQISGALIGITSVLSAVFVPMAFFGGSTGVIYRQFSITLVTAMVLSLVVALTFTPALCATILKQHDPNKPQSNNPAARFFRWFNHSFDRVSVKYQGGVNRMTHHKIFSGIIYAVVIGIIVLIFQKLPSSFLPDEDQGVVMTLVQLPPNATLERTDKVINTMTGYFLENEKDHVQSVFSVAGFSFTGVGQNAGLAFIKLKDWSERTTPESQVGAIIQRGMALNMIVKDASYIMPLQLPAMPELGVSAGFNMQLKAASGQSHEQLLAARNTVLGLAAQDKRLAGVRPNGQEDNPQYRVIVDHAQAGALGVSISEINSTMSMAWGGSYINDFLDRGRVKKVYVQGEASSRMMPEDLNQWYVRNNRGEMVPFSAFATGEWTYGSPRLERYNGVSAMNIQGTPAPGVSSGDAMRAMEEIIAKLPEMGMQGFDYEWTGLSLEERESGAQAPFLYALSLLIVFLCLAALYESWSIPFSVLLVVPLGIVGALLLTFGGMILFKDPNLSNNIYFQVAIIAVIGLSAKNAILIVEFAKELQEQGEELFDATLHAAKMRLRPIIMTTLAFGFGVLPLALASGAGAGSQHSVGYGVLGGVISSTLLGIFFIPVFYVWIRSIFKYKPKQQNQEYKS from the coding sequence ATGGCTCAATTCTTTATCCATCGCCCGATTTTTGCATGGGTGATTGCATTGGTAATTATGCTGGCGGGTATTTTGACCATCAGCAAAATGCCAATTGCTCAATATCCGACGATCGCGCCACCGACAGTCACCATTTCTGCGACTTATCCGGGTGCATCTGCAGCGACTGTAGAAAATACAGTAACGCAGATCATCGAGCAGCAGATGAACGGTCTGGATGGCTTGCGTTATATTTCTTCGAACAGTGCCGGTAACGGTCAGGCATCCATCGCCTTAAACTTTGAACAGGGTGTCGATCCTGATATCGCACAGGTACAGGTACAAAACAAGTTACAGTCAGCGACTGCACTTTTGCCTGATGATGTACAACGTCAGGGTGTACGTGTTACCAAATCTGGTGCCAGCTTCCTTCAGGTATTAGCTTTCTATTCGCCTGATGGCAGCCTGACTGCAGATGACATTAAAGACTATGTGAACTCAAATATTTCTGAACCTTTAAGCCGTGTGGCCGGGGTTGGTGAAGTTCAGGTCTTTGGAGGTTCTTATGCAATGCGTATCTGGCTGGATCCAGCCAAAATGGCTAGTCTGCAAGTGACTCCAAGTGATGTGGCTCAGGCAATCCGTACCCAGAACGCTCAGGTGGCTGTCGGTCAATTAGGTGGTGCGCCACAGATTGAAGGTCAGGTGCTGAATGCGACGGTGAATGCGCAAAGTCTGCTGCAAACACCTGAACAGTTCGAAAACATCTTCTTGAAAAATACCACTTCAGGTGCTCAAGTCCGTCTGGGCGATGTCGCACGTGTAGAACTGGGTGCAGACAACTACCAGTTTGATTCTAAATTCAACGGTAAACCGGCTGGCGGTGTTGCGATTAAACTTGCAACTGGCGCCAATGCGCTGGATACCGCTGAAGCAGTTGAAGAACGGCTAAAACAGTTACGTCCGAACTATCCGCAAGGGATGGTAGATACCCTGGCATTTGATACCACACCATTTATTCAGTTATCGATTGAATCGGTGGTTCATACCCTAATCGAAGCGGTCATTCTGGTCTTCATCGTGATGTTCCTGTTCTTGCAGAACTGGCGTGCAACGATTATTCCAACCATGGCCGTTCCAGTGGTTGTATTAGGTACTTTTGCAATCATTAATATCTTCGGCTTCTCGATCAATACCTTGACCATGTTTGCGATGGTTCTTGCAATTGGTCTGCTGGTCGATGATGCGATCGTTGTGGTCGAAAACGTTGAACGTGTCATGGCTGAAGAGCATCTTGATCCTGTGACGGCGACTGCAAAGTCGATGAAACAGATCTCTGGTGCGCTGATCGGTATTACCTCTGTACTGTCTGCAGTATTCGTACCAATGGCATTCTTTGGTGGTTCTACAGGGGTTATCTATCGCCAGTTCTCAATCACGCTGGTCACAGCAATGGTTCTGTCTCTGGTGGTGGCCTTAACCTTTACCCCTGCCCTGTGTGCGACCATTCTGAAACAGCATGATCCGAACAAGCCGCAAAGCAACAACCCGGCTGCGCGTTTCTTCCGCTGGTTTAACCATAGCTTTGACCGTGTTTCTGTGAAATATCAGGGCGGTGTCAATCGTATGACCCACCACAAAATTTTCTCCGGTATCATCTATGCGGTGGTGATCGGAATTATTGTGCTGATCTTCCAGAAACTGCCTTCTTCATTCTTACCTGATGAGGACCAAGGTGTCGTGATGACGCTGGTACAGTTGCCACCAAATGCAACCTTGGAACGTACCGATAAAGTCATCAATACCATGACAGGCTACTTCCTGGAAAATGAAAAAGATCATGTCCAATCTGTCTTCAGTGTGGCTGGTTTCTCATTCACAGGTGTAGGTCAAAACGCTGGTCTGGCATTTATCAAACTGAAAGACTGGTCTGAACGTACCACACCAGAATCACAGGTCGGTGCAATTATCCAGCGTGGTATGGCACTGAACATGATTGTGAAAGATGCGTCTTACATCATGCCATTACAATTGCCAGCAATGCCTGAACTGGGTGTATCTGCCGGCTTTAACATGCAGTTAAAAGCAGCAAGTGGTCAAAGCCATGAGCAACTTTTGGCAGCGCGTAATACTGTTCTGGGTCTGGCTGCACAAGACAAACGTCTTGCAGGTGTCCGTCCAAATGGTCAGGAAGATAACCCGCAGTACCGTGTGATTGTCGATCATGCACAAGCCGGTGCTTTAGGTGTCAGCATTTCTGAAATTAACAGCACCATGAGCATGGCGTGGGGTGGTTCGTACATCAACGACTTCCTTGACCGTGGTCGAGTGAAAAAAGTGTACGTTCAGGGTGAAGCCAGCTCTCGTATGATGCCGGAAGACCTGAACCAGTGGTATGTTCGTAACAACCGTGGCGAAATGGTACCGTTCTCTGCATTCGCAACGGGTGAATGGACCTATGGTTCGCCTCGTCTAGAACGCTATAACGGCGTATCTGCAATGAACATTCAGGGTACACCGGCACCGGGCGTGAGCTCAGGTGATGCAATGCGTGCGATGGAAGAAATCATTGCCAAGCTTCCTGAAATGGGCATGCAAGGTTTCGACTATGAATGGACTGGTCTGTCTCTGGAAGAACGTGAGTCTGGCGCACAGGCACCATTCTTGTACGCGCTTTCACTGTTGATCGTGTTCCTGTGTCTGGCTGCATTGTATGAAAGCTGGTCAATTCCATTCTCGGTTCTTCTGGTTGTACCATTAGGCATCGTGGGTGCATTACTATTGACCTTTGGCGGTATGATTCTGTTTAAAGACCCGAACCTGTCGAATAACATCTACTTCCAGGTAGCGATTATTGCCGTAATTGGTCTTTCTGCGAAAAACGCAATCTTGATTGTGGAATTCGCCAAAGAGCTGCAGGAACAAGGCGAAGAGTTGTTTGATGCGACCCTGCATGCAGCAAAAATGCGTTTACGTCCAATTATCATGACCACCCTTGCCTTCGGTTTTGGTGTACTTCCACTAGCACTTGCTTCAGGTGCCGGTGCGGGTAGCCAGCACTCCGTCGGTTATGGTGTCCTCGGTGGTGTAATCAGTTCGACTCTTTTAGGTATCTTCTTTATTCCTGTATTCTACGTGTGGATTCGAAGTATCTTTAAATACAAACCAAAACAACAAAATCAGGAGTACAAGTCGTAA
- the sdsA gene encoding All-trans-nonaprenyl-diphosphate synthase, which yields MAIDFKQDILAPVANDFAAMDTFINEGITSKVALVMAVSKHVVEAGGKRMRPIMCLLAAKACGAVELEQHRKLAAIIEMLHTATLVHDDVVDESGLRRGRPTANATWNNQTAVLVGDFLISRAFDLLVDLNNMTLLKDFSTGTCEIAEGEVLQLQSQHQPETSEETYLSIIHGKTSRLFELATEGAAILSDKTEFREPLRKFAGHFGNAFQIIDDILDYTSDAETLGKNIGDDLMEGKPTLPLIAAMKNTTGESHEIIRRSIATGGTDHLAEVIKIVNDSGALDYCRQRATEETEIAIQALNALPDSEYRQALVNLAKLALHRIQ from the coding sequence ATGGCCATCGACTTTAAGCAAGATATTCTCGCTCCTGTTGCTAACGACTTTGCTGCGATGGACACATTCATTAACGAAGGAATTACCTCAAAAGTAGCGCTGGTGATGGCGGTCAGCAAGCATGTGGTTGAAGCTGGCGGCAAGCGTATGCGCCCAATCATGTGCCTGTTGGCAGCAAAAGCCTGTGGTGCCGTAGAACTGGAACAACATCGCAAACTGGCCGCCATTATCGAAATGTTGCATACGGCAACTCTAGTTCATGATGATGTTGTGGATGAGTCAGGCTTACGCCGTGGCCGTCCAACTGCCAATGCGACCTGGAACAATCAGACAGCTGTGCTAGTGGGTGATTTCCTAATTTCGCGTGCCTTTGATTTGTTGGTCGACCTTAACAATATGACCCTGCTCAAAGACTTCTCTACGGGTACCTGCGAAATTGCCGAAGGCGAAGTTCTGCAACTGCAATCGCAACATCAGCCAGAAACCTCAGAAGAAACCTATTTGAGCATTATTCATGGCAAGACTTCTCGCCTGTTTGAACTGGCGACCGAAGGTGCCGCTATTCTTTCCGACAAGACTGAGTTCCGTGAACCGTTACGTAAATTCGCCGGTCACTTCGGTAATGCTTTCCAGATTATTGATGACATTCTGGACTATACATCTGATGCTGAAACCCTAGGTAAAAACATCGGTGATGACCTGATGGAAGGCAAACCGACCCTGCCATTGATTGCTGCCATGAAGAATACGACCGGTGAATCACATGAAATTATTCGTCGCAGTATTGCAACGGGCGGAACAGATCATTTGGCAGAAGTGATCAAGATTGTAAATGATTCTGGCGCTTTGGATTATTGCCGCCAGCGTGCAACTGAAGAAACAGAAATTGCAATTCAAGCCTTGAATGCACTACCCGATTCAGAGTATCGTCAGGCCCTCGTTAATCTGGCCAAACTGGCTCTTCACCGGATTCAATAG